The genomic segment TTGTTCCTTCATCAACTTTTTTACCTCTAACTACAACAATCCCACCTAAATCCAACATTTCTGCTGTTCTGACAACTTGGATATTAACTAAACCTGTTAAGAGTAGAATACCACTTTTGGCATATGCTAAAACATCACTTAATAAATCGGCGCCATAAGCTTGAGAAATTTCTTTATTTAATAATTCTTCTCCAAATATGATTTCTCCTTCTAACAAAGAAACAATTTGTGATAATTTCATTATATTACCCCACTTTATATTTAATGTGATTTCTTTCACTTTCAAATAAAGTATAACATTGATTATATTCAATATCAATACCTTTGAGAGTTTATTAAATTTTCACATAAATAACCCCCTTTACAGAGGGTTATTTATGTGAACGCAAATATTTAACTAATGATTGTAAATATTCCTTTTGCTCAGAGTCATTAGGATTTGTTTGCCAAACTTTATATAATTCTAATAACTCTACCATTTTCAGTACTTCCTCTTTATCCCCTTGATAATTTAACTCTAAATCACCTATAGGAACTACTAAGTTGTTAATAAAATATTGTTGAGTATTTTCTAAAAGTGTGTTAAAACTAGTAAAAATTGTTTCTAACTTATTCTTTTCATTAACCGTCGATACTTCCAAGGAAAATACCGGCAAGGTAATATTGACAAGATAATTTTCAAAGCCTAAATTTTTTTGTAACTGCACTTCAGACATAGCCCAATCCTTATCTAAATAGATACCTGTTATTAATCTATAATTTCCTTCTTCAATCATTACTGGATGAAAACCAGCATCCTTTAATTTGACAAATTGATTGTGGGCTCCTTCTGCAACTGTAAAGACACCGTTTTGAATAATATACACCTCAGTAACTTCCCGAAAAACTTCAAATTTATTATTAGTATCCACAGGTTCTGAATTGTTGTTACCACTAAATTTTAAAACTAATTCTTCAAAATATCTCCCCATGACATATGTAAGTAAAATGGTAACTACGGCAAGGATAAAAATCTTCCCTAAAGGTCTTTTCCTTTTCCTTCTCATTATTTTCACCTCTTTCTAACTTGTTCTCCAAAAGAATTAATATAATAATTATCATGATAAAGAAGTTCTTTTAGTGAAACTATTTGGTACTCATCTATCAGAGAACTTTCTAATAGCATTCTAATAGCAGGAAAAGTATATTTGTAACTAGTATTGAATACTACGATAGATCCACCTTTAACATGATAATTTATTCTTTCCACTATATCATTAACACCGACTTCTTTTACATCCTTTGAATCCACATCCCATAAAATATATTTTATTCCTAAGGTTTTGCAAGCTGCAGAAACTGTTCCTTTGTACTCTAAAGTTCTTACAATTTCTATTCTCTCTCCCCCTATCCCTTGAAAGGTTTGTGATATATTTTTTAATTCTTCAATAATTTGATTTGGTGTCATACTTTCTATATTCCTATTATTAAAAGCTAATAAGCCGATTTGATGTCCTTCCAAAAGAATCATTTCAACTAGAGAATTATCTAAAATCATATTTTCTGTTAGAAAAATAGTGCTTTTAATATTATATTGTTTTAACAAATTTAATAATTCCCCTAAGTCATCTTCCCGTAAAACATTAAAAGTAAAAGCCAATTTATTTTCCTCTGTCTTAACTCGCATTATTGGGACATACATATCCCCCCCAACTAATGTAAGGATAATTTTTTCCCCCAAGCTATAAGTTAAACCTAAAATCATCAGTATTACTATAAATATAAAAAAATATTTTTTCATTAAAGACTCCTCCATTAAATTTCCCATGCTTATATAATATTTATTTTGCAAATTAAAAAATATACATAATTAAAACAAAAAGATTTATCCTGAAAAAAAGGATAAATCTAAAAAGGTTTTCCTGTATAAGCTGTATAAATTTTTTCTGCTCCATCTTCAACGTTATCAGGATATTTAATAGGTAATCCCAGATCAATTAATCTAGTAAACAGTTGATAAAGTTGAGGTTGCACCAAATCAGCTTTTTCTAACAGTTGAAGGTTTTGAAATATTTCTGTTCCATTACTTTTAGCGATTATTTCTCCTTTGGTAAAAAGATAAGTAATATCAGTTATATCAGGTACCAACTCCATATCATGGGTAGTAGTTACAATTGTGGTCCCATGGGCAAAACAAAAGTGGTTTATCATATCTATAATGCTTAATTTAGAACGGGGATCTAACCCGGTAAAGGGTTCATCTAAAAGTAATACTTCAGGATTAGTCACTAAAGCCCCAGCTAAAACTACTTTTTTCTTTTCCCCACCACTTAAATAATGGGGAACTTTTTTTGCTAGACCTGTTAACTTTAATTCAGTTAAAATCCAATGGACTCTATCTTTTATTTCATTTTCCGGGATGTTGTTATTCCGTAAAGTTAAAGCAATATCATCATAAACAGTAGGTGCGATAATTTGTTCGTCGGTATTTTGTAACACTACACCAATCCTATTACGGATGGCATGAAATTTTTTGTATGGTTTTATACCTAGTACCAATAGTTCTCCTTCAACATTTTCCATTAATCCTAAAATCCCTTTGTATAAAGTGGTTTTACCTGAGCCATTACTCCCTAATATAGTTATTCTTTCCCCTTTTTTTACTATAAACTCTCCCTTTAATTCTACTTTAGTTTGATCTGGATAAATAAAAACTGTATCCTTTGCTTTGATGATTGATTCCAAATTATATTCCCTCCCTTATACCCAAAAATACAAAAGAATAGAAAAAATACTTAAAAATACAGGGTATAAATTCCAGATTGTAGTTTTTTCTTTTTCTAATTTAATATTACCAATTTCATAACCTCGAATATAAAAAATTTCTTTCATCCTTTCAGCAGAATCTAAAGCCTTTATAAATGTTATAGCAATGGCACCACCGGCATTTTTCAAATTTCTAAAAACAGAAAATCTTCCGGTACCACCCTTTAATTTTATAGTCAATAATAAATTGCTGATTAATTTATGAAAAATAAAAAATGAGCGGTAAGTAAAAAATAAAGAATCTGTAATAAAACTAGGTAAAAACTTGCTACATAACGAAAACAAATAATAGATTGGTGTGGTAGCAACTAATAATAACATTGATGTTGCAATAGCAACGGTCTTAGCTATTACCCAAAAAGCAGTTTCTAAATTGTGTCCTAATCCTAAAACAAATAGTCCAGAAAAAAATACCGGATAAAAAAGAAAAGGAATAATTTTTAAAAGGGGAACTCTGTTTATTACCATAATAGTAAATAATAATAGTAATATCAAATAAGGGAAGTATGGGGATTTAGTTATGATTAATAATGTTATAACAATTATTGTAAAGAGAACTTTATAACTAGTATTTGCTGTATGGATAGGACTTTTCCCTTTTGTCGCTAGGTAATCAATAACTTCTAGTCCCATTTAAAAACCACCCTTTAGTAGATAATCTGGTCTGATTTTTCTAAAGTAATTTACTATAATCAATATAACTAAACCTTCAATAGTAGCTCCAAACAATACAATACCTAAAACCAACATGGCAAACCTACTATAAGTGAGATTTTCACCTGTTGTAACATCTTCCCCATGGTCGTGATCACAGGAGTGGTAAACAAAAGCAGGCTCTATACCTCCAATTCCTACTACAGTTATCATTAAACTTGCGGAAATAATTAATGCTAGCAAAACAGTAGTAAAAAGAGCATATTGCCATTTTAATCCTTTTGTTAAGAGAAAAGAGAATAAATAATAGCCTATAAAAACCTCTGAACCCATAATTAACGTATTTAAACCTACTACTGTTATACCACCATGACCAAAGGTTGCTAAAATTATATTAACCAAAAATATAGAAATAAATCCTAGTTTAGGTCCAATAATTAATGCTGTGAGGATAGACAAATTAAGATGAAATGGTATTCCCAAAGGAATTGACATAACAATTAACATCAAAGCAGACATAATTCCTAATTTGGCAATATTGTTAAATAACTCTTCCTTCTTTGTAGTAATTAAAATATATCCTATAATAAATAAGGTGGTTAAATATCCAAATAAAGCTAATTGCCACTGAAGTAAATCATCGGTTATGTGTAAATGGCTCATTAAAATCCCTCCTTTTTCTCTTTAAATATCTTCTATTTAATAGTTATATTCACTAAAATTCATTTTAAAACAAAAATAGTAAATATATTATAACCTAATTTTAGTACTTTACTTAAATAATACTTGAATTCAAAAAAAATAGCAAGATTATACATAATCTTGCATGGATTTAATTATTAGCTATTAATGATTAAAAACAATAATTACATCTTTTCCTATTGTTCTTATTTTAGATATTTCTATTTCTCCCTTTTCTTCACCGAAAAGATTTGTTTTATTATCTATTATTTTAATTCCAGTTACTTCTCCACCAGGAAAAGAAAAAATTATTTCTCCCAACTTACCTAAAGTTGAACCATTTTCTAGCATAATATTTCTCCCAACTAAATTTGTGAATCGATAACTTTCCAATTCTTTTGGTATATCTTGATCAAATTCTAAGTTTTCAACGGTTACAGCATCTGAACCTATATGGCTTATTTTATCTAATGTTAAACAACTTTGACTTTTTTTAAACAGACCAACCTTTTCATTTAACTCTACTATAACAACTTTTTTAGTAGCGGGATCTATTATTAAATCTGAGACTTTACCTATCTGATTCCCCTCATTTAAATTAATTACAGGTAAACCGATTATCTCTTTGGATTTTAACATATTTCCACTCCTCTCCAATCCGTTAATTATATATTAACACAAATATTAGAAAATTGAAACTGATATCACTGGATATTTATCCCTAAATAAAATTGGAAACTTTTGTAGTTGATTTAGTTAAAAATTTATATCTCAGAAGAAATGTAAAGGAACCTAACATTCTAAAAGTACCTGCAGTTATTAAAGCCAAATAAATACTGCCAAAGGTTTCATAAACGAAAGCCCCTACCATAGGTGATACAATAGCTGATAAACTTATTAAAGTATTGTATAATGCAATAGAAAGTGTTCTATTTTCATTAGGTACTACTTCTAATAATAGGT from the Anaerobranca californiensis DSM 14826 genome contains:
- a CDS encoding DRTGG domain-containing protein, with the protein product MKLSQIVSLLEGEIIFGEELLNKEISQAYGADLLSDVLAYAKSGILLLTGLVNIQVVRTAEMLDLGGIVVVRGKKVDEGTIELAKECQIPLIRTDKTMFESCGILYKNGILPVELTKSNKE
- a CDS encoding polysaccharide deacetylase family protein, whose product is MKKYFFIFIVILMILGLTYSLGEKIILTLVGGDMYVPIMRVKTEENKLAFTFNVLREDDLGELLNLLKQYNIKSTIFLTENMILDNSLVEMILLEGHQIGLLAFNNRNIESMTPNQIIEELKNISQTFQGIGGERIEIVRTLEYKGTVSAACKTLGIKYILWDVDSKDVKEVGVNDIVERINYHVKGGSIVVFNTSYKYTFPAIRMLLESSLIDEYQIVSLKELLYHDNYYINSFGEQVRKR
- a CDS encoding energy-coupling factor ABC transporter ATP-binding protein yields the protein MESIIKAKDTVFIYPDQTKVELKGEFIVKKGERITILGSNGSGKTTLYKGILGLMENVEGELLVLGIKPYKKFHAIRNRIGVVLQNTDEQIIAPTVYDDIALTLRNNNIPENEIKDRVHWILTELKLTGLAKKVPHYLSGGEKKKVVLAGALVTNPEVLLLDEPFTGLDPRSKLSIIDMINHFCFAHGTTIVTTTHDMELVPDITDITYLFTKGEIIAKSNGTEIFQNLQLLEKADLVQPQLYQLFTRLIDLGLPIKYPDNVEDGAEKIYTAYTGKPF
- a CDS encoding CbiQ family ECF transporter T component, which encodes MGLEVIDYLATKGKSPIHTANTSYKVLFTIIVITLLIITKSPYFPYLILLLLFTIMVINRVPLLKIIPFLFYPVFFSGLFVLGLGHNLETAFWVIAKTVAIATSMLLLVATTPIYYLFSLCSKFLPSFITDSLFFTYRSFFIFHKLISNLLLTIKLKGGTGRFSVFRNLKNAGGAIAITFIKALDSAERMKEIFYIRGYEIGNIKLEKEKTTIWNLYPVFLSIFSILLYFWV
- a CDS encoding energy-coupling factor ABC transporter permease; this translates as MSHLHITDDLLQWQLALFGYLTTLFIIGYILITTKKEELFNNIAKLGIMSALMLIVMSIPLGIPFHLNLSILTALIIGPKLGFISIFLVNIILATFGHGGITVVGLNTLIMGSEVFIGYYLFSFLLTKGLKWQYALFTTVLLALIISASLMITVVGIGGIEPAFVYHSCDHDHGEDVTTGENLTYSRFAMLVLGIVLFGATIEGLVILIIVNYFRKIRPDYLLKGGF
- a CDS encoding PRC-barrel domain-containing protein — its product is MLKSKEIIGLPVINLNEGNQIGKVSDLIIDPATKKVVIVELNEKVGLFKKSQSCLTLDKISHIGSDAVTVENLEFDQDIPKELESYRFTNLVGRNIMLENGSTLGKLGEIIFSFPGGEVTGIKIIDNKTNLFGEEKGEIEISKIRTIGKDVIIVFNH